A part of Oncorhynchus gorbuscha isolate QuinsamMale2020 ecotype Even-year linkage group LG09, OgorEven_v1.0, whole genome shotgun sequence genomic DNA contains:
- the LOC124042681 gene encoding uncharacterized protein LOC124042681 isoform X1, which translates to MTPERNKVSMLSWNGTWQLLQHQEVRSTEPVQEVLPERPDPGSHPHLYRPWVTPPSLQTLGHITENTPPSLQTLGHITENTPPSLQTLGHITENTPPSLQTLGHITENTPPSLQTLGHITENTPPSLQTLGHITENTPPSLQTLGHLHLYRPWVTPPSLQTLGHTSISTDPGSHPHLYRLWVTPISTDSGSPPSLQTLGHLHLYRPWVTSISTDPGSHLHLYRPWVTSLRIHPHLYRPWVTSISTDPGSHPHLYRPWVTPPSLQTLGHTPISTDSGSPPSLQTLGHPHLYRPWVTSISTDPGSPPSLQTLGHTSISTDPGSHLHLYRPWVTPPSLQTLGHTSISTDPGSPPSLQTLGLLHLYRPWVTSLRIHPHLYRPWVTSISTDPGSPPSLQTLGHTPISTDPGSHLHLYRPWVTPPSLQTLGLLHLYRP; encoded by the exons ATGACTCCTGAGAGAAATAAAGTGTCGATGTTGAGTTGGAACGGAACCTGGCAGCTACTTCAACACCAGGAAGTGAGGAGCACAGAGCCTGTTCAAGAGGTCCTTCCAGAACGTCCAG accctgggtcacacccccatctctacagaccctgggtcacacccccatctctacaGACCCTGGGTCACATCACTGagaatacacccccatctctacaGACCCTGGGTCACATCACTGagaatacacccccatctctacaGACCCTGGGTCAC ATCACTGagaatacacccccatctctacaGACCCTGGGTCACATCACTGagaatacacccccatctctacaGACCCTGGGTCACATCACTGagaatacacccccatctctacaGACCCTGGGTCACATCACTGagaatacacccccatctctacaGACCCTGGGTCACCTCCATCTCTACAGACCCTGggtcacacccccatctctacagaccctgggtcacacctccatctctacagaccctgggtcacacccccatctctacaGACTCTGGGTCACCCCCATCTCTACAGACTCTGGGTCACCCCCATCTCTACAGACCCTGGGTCACCTCCATCTCTACAGACCCTGGGTCACCTCCATCTCTACAGACCCtgggtcacacctccatctctacagACCCTGGGTCACATCACTGagaatacacccccatctctacaGACCCTGGGTCACCTCCATCTCTACAGACCCTGggtcacacccccatctctacagaccctgggtcacacctccatctctacagaccctgggtcacacccccatctctacaGACTCTGGGTCACCCCCATCTCTACAGACTCTGGGTCACCCCCATCTCTACAGACCCTGGGTCACCTCCATCTCTACAGACCCTGGGTCACCTCCATCTCTACAGACCCtgggtcacacctccatctctacagaccctgggtcacacctccatctctacagaccctgggtcacacctccatctctacagaccctgggtcacacctccatctctacagACCCTGGGTCTCCTCCATCTCTACAGACCCTAGGTCTCCTCCATCTCTACAGACCCTGGGTCACATCACTGagaatacacccccatctctacaGACCCTGGGTCACCTCCATCTCTACAGACCCTGGGTCACCTCCATCTCTACAGACCCTGggtcacacccccatctctacagaccctgggtcacacctccatctctacagaccctgggtcacacccccatctctacaGACCCTGGGTCTCCTCCATCTCTACAGACCCTAG
- the LOC124042681 gene encoding uncharacterized protein LOC124042681 isoform X2: MTPERNKVSMLSWNGTWQLLQHQEVRSTEPVQEVLPERPDPGSHPHLYRPWVTPPSLQTLGHITENTPPSLQTLGHITENTPPSLQTLGHITENTPPSLQTLGHITENTPPSLQTLGHITENTPPSLQTLGHLHLYRPWVTPPSLQTLGHTSISTDPGSHPHLYRLWVTPISTDSGSPPSLQTLGHLHLYRPWVTSISTDPGSHLHLYRPWVTSLRIHPHLYRPWVTSISTDPGSHPHLYRPWVTPPSLQTLGHTPISTDSGSPPSLQTLGHPHLYRPWVTSISTDPGSPPSLQTLGHTSISTDPGSHLHLYRPWVTPPSLQTLGHTSISTDPGSPPSLQTLGLLHLYRPWVTSLRIHPHLYRPWVTSISTDPGSPPSLQTLGHTPISTDPGSHLHLYRPWVTPPSLQTLGLLHLYRP, translated from the exons ATGACTCCTGAGAGAAATAAAGTGTCGATGTTGAGTTGGAACGGAACCTGGCAGCTACTTCAACACCAGGAAGTGAGGAGCACAGAGCCTGTTCAAGAGGTCCTTCCAGAACGTCCAG accctgggtcacacccccatctctacagaccctgggtcacacccccatctctacaGACCCTGGGTCACATCACTGagaatacacccccatctctacaGACCCTGGGTCACATCACTGagaatacacccccatctctacaGACCCTGGGTCAC ATCACTGagaatacacccccatctctacaGACCCTGGGTCACATCACTGagaatacacccccatctctacaGACCCTGGGTCACATCACTGagaatacacccccatctctacaGACCCTGGGTCAC CTCCATCTCTACAGACCCTGggtcacacccccatctctacagaccctgggtcacacctccatctctacagaccctgggtcacacccccatctctacaGACTCTGGGTCACCCCCATCTCTACAGACTCTGGGTCACCCCCATCTCTACAGACCCTGGGTCACCTCCATCTCTACAGACCCTGGGTCACCTCCATCTCTACAGACCCtgggtcacacctccatctctacagACCCTGGGTCACATCACTGagaatacacccccatctctacaGACCCTGGGTCACCTCCATCTCTACAGACCCTGggtcacacccccatctctacagaccctgggtcacacctccatctctacagaccctgggtcacacccccatctctacaGACTCTGGGTCACCCCCATCTCTACAGACTCTGGGTCACCCCCATCTCTACAGACCCTGGGTCACCTCCATCTCTACAGACCCTGGGTCACCTCCATCTCTACAGACCCtgggtcacacctccatctctacagaccctgggtcacacctccatctctacagaccctgggtcacacctccatctctacagaccctgggtcacacctccatctctacagACCCTGGGTCTCCTCCATCTCTACAGACCCTAGGTCTCCTCCATCTCTACAGACCCTGGGTCACATCACTGagaatacacccccatctctacaGACCCTGGGTCACCTCCATCTCTACAGACCCTGGGTCACCTCCATCTCTACAGACCCTGggtcacacccccatctctacagaccctgggtcacacctccatctctacagaccctgggtcacacccccatctctacaGACCCTGGGTCTCCTCCATCTCTACAGACCCTAG